Below is a window of Podospora pseudocomata strain CBS 415.72m chromosome 1 map unlocalized CBS415.72m_1.2, whole genome shotgun sequence DNA.
CGAAAAGCTGCCCGCAAGCTCGCCTCCTCGACGGTCAAGGCCCAGATGAACAGCTTCAAGTCGTATGCCGTTATGGCCGACTGGGAAAATAGGTGGACGACGATGGACACCGAGTTTGAGATCAGGCAGCTGCGGCTGTTCCAGAAGATGGCTCGGAGGGGGCTCATCTACCGGAAACATAAACCTGTGTATTGGTCGCCGTCATCGGCTACTGCGCTGGCTGAGGCTGAGCTGGAGTACAATGAGGCCCATGTGTCAAAGTCGGCGTGGGTTAGATTACCCATTGTCAATGGGTGGCAGGAGGTGATTTctgggctggagggggtggataaGGATGCAAAGCTCTATGCGGTGATCTGGACGACGACACCCTGGACGCTTCCTGCAAATCAGGCGATCGCGGTGCGCGATGATATGACTTACTCTATCGTCAGGTTTGCCGATTACGAGGGGCTTCACCTTGTGAGCATACCAGAGGGAAGCGCAGGTGGAGATCTCCCCGAGCTATCCGAAGTGCTGGGCGAGGTCCAGGGCTCTGAGCTGACGAGGCTGAGGTATCTCAACCCTCTTCTGGATGATTTGACTGCTCTGGAAGGCCGTCCCATCATCCATGCCCCCTTCGTGAGAGGCGATTCAGGAACGGGTATGGTGCACTGTGCCCCAGGTCATGGTTTTGACGATTACCTGGCCTGCGAAACTCTGGGAATCCCAGCAGTTTCACACGTGGACAATGAGGGTCGCTTCACCGATAAGGCTTACCCCAGGAACCCTGATTTACTCGGGGGAATTCCCGTCCTGGAAGGCGGTAGTGACGCCGTGTTGGACTTGCTTGGCAACGAAAATGGGTACATTCTCAAGGTCAAATATTACAAGCACAAGTACCCATATGACTGGCGGACgaagaagcccatcatcatccgcgCCACAGCTCAGTGGTTTGCCGATGTGGGGAGCATCAAGGAGCAAGCCCTGGCTGCGCTTGAGGAGGTGCGTTTTGTGCCCGAGACTGGAAAGAACAGACTCGAGGCTTTTGTCAAGGGCCGGAGCGAATGGTGTATTTCGCGTCAACGATCCTGGGGTGTGCCCATCCCGGCTCTGTATGATGCGAATGGCAATGCGGTCGTGACTGATGAGAGTATTGACCACATCATCTCTGTGATCAGGGAAAGGAAGATTGATGCCTGGTGGTTTGATGATGCCCATGACCCTGCGTGGTTACCGGAGTCACTGCGCGATCGGGCGGCTGAGTTCCGCCGTGGTCAAGACACCATGGACGTCTGGTTTGACAGTGGTAGCAGCTGGACCCAGACGGACAAGCAAGCTGATGTGTACCTCGAGGGTAGTGATCAACATCGCGGGTGGTTCCAGTCGTCTCTTCTGACCCGGGTTGCTGCCATGGTCGCTCAGGACGCTCCAGGAGGGTCATCAACTACCAATACTCTTGGTCTTTCACCTTTCAAAACACTCATCACTCACGGATTTACACTGGATaaggacggcaagaagaTGTCCAAGTCTCTCGGGAACATCATCTCTGCCAATGAGGTTATGGACGGCTCGCTTCTTTTTGAGCCACCCCAGCCTGGTCAACCACAAGGCAGAAAGAACCGCGAACCAGAAGCGCTGGGCCCGGATGCTCTGCGCCTTTGGATTGCAACCAGTGACTACACAGGCGATATCATTTTAGGCAAGCCAGTCCTCCGGACTGTCCATCAAGTCCTGCTCAAGTACcgcaccatcatcaagatgTTCACCGGAAGCATGCAGCCTGATGCCCGCACAGCCCCCTTAACAGTGGCCGATCACATTGCGTTGATCCAGCTCAAGGATGTCATGCAAGAAGTCGGCAAGTACTACGACAACTACGAGTTCAACAAGGCGCAAGCGGCCCTCAGCCGCTGGGTTGTCAATGACGTGTCGGCTTTCTACCTGGAGACACTCAAGGACAGACTATACTGCGGTGACTCTGGCGGCGTTTTGGAGCCCATCTTCAACGGCCTGTTGAGAATGCTGGCGCCCGTCACGCCCGTGCTTGTCGAAGAGGCATGGGAGTACCGCCCTCAGTGGATGAAGGATGATGCTTCTCTTGTTCACCCTCTCAAGCAGCTTTATGACGCCCCGCTTATTGAACCTGTTAGACTTAGTTACGATGAGAAGACCATCCGGGAGAGCATCCCTGCTATTATGGCTGCGCATGGCGCCATCAAGGCTGCTTCGGAGCGGGCGAGATTGGACAAGGTGCTCGGCTCGTCGCTGGGGTGCTCGGTTGTGTTGGTGTCTCATGCTGAGGGTGGGTTGGCTGTTTTGGAACGGTTCAAGGATGAGCTGGATGCCATGTTTGTGGTTTCGGCGGTGGATATTGTTCAATCTAACGGAGGCGAGACGCccaaggaggttgagggggcggAGTGGAAGTATAGTGAGGTGTTTGAGGTCAGTGGGAAGGCTCATACGGCGTATGTTCTGCCTCCGAAGCAGCATAAATGTCCCCGGTGCTGGAGGTATGTTGCgccggtggaggatgcgCTTTGCGGAAGgtgtggggaggttgttgaggcgCGGGCTGGTGAGGCTGCCAAAGAGGTGTAAATAGATGAAATACCCATTCTCTTGAAGAGCCACAGGAATTGTAAGATATGTACAATACATCACTTGACCGCACAACCCTGACTTCTGAACGGGGAGCTTGAGCTTAGACCCCAGACTCGAGCTGCCGCCGGCAAATCGTCCCCATCGATAAGACCCTTGGCAGCCAATTGTGGGGCACAACTTTTTCTTATCGAACCTTTCTTCGATGCAGTTTCTCGAAAATTGTTTGCAGGCATTCACTTTTCAACAGCTTCGCGCGCGCAGACATTCCCAAGTGTTGCGACAGTACCACGTCGCCAATTGATTTAATTTACAGACAGTCATGGATATCCTCAAAATCCTCTCCCGAGGCACAAAGCCAAACCCGAAAAACCAAACCGCAAAGGGTTCAGCCGCCGCAGTCGCAGCCACAGCAAAGCTCCCCTCCGCCGGCGCGGTCCCCCACCCGCAGCTCTTCAACGACCCGgtgtcttcctcctcgagggggaagaagaggaagaggaagaataAGAGTGGTGATAAAGATGCTGAAGATGACGGGC
It encodes the following:
- the ISM1 gene encoding isoleucine-tRNA ligase (BUSCO:EOG092609JB; EggNog:ENOG503NWDK; COG:J) is translated as MSKSWQSTLRLPKSSFPNRPRLHERKQYILRCTDDFYEWQAANRPADNEFLLHDGPPYANGELHAGHALNKILKDMINRVKVQQGRRVKYVPGWDCHGLPIEMKVVEAAEGGKKMSPGGIRKAARKLASSTVKAQMNSFKSYAVMADWENRWTTMDTEFEIRQLRLFQKMARRGLIYRKHKPVYWSPSSATALAEAELEYNEAHVSKSAWVRLPIVNGWQEVISGLEGVDKDAKLYAVIWTTTPWTLPANQAIAVRDDMTYSIVRFADYEGLHLVSIPEGSAGGDLPELSEVLGEVQGSELTRLRYLNPLLDDLTALEGRPIIHAPFVRGDSGTGMVHCAPGHGFDDYLACETLGIPAVSHVDNEGRFTDKAYPRNPDLLGGIPVLEGGSDAVLDLLGNENGYILKVKYYKHKYPYDWRTKKPIIIRATAQWFADVGSIKEQALAALEEVRFVPETGKNRLEAFVKGRSEWCISRQRSWGVPIPALYDANGNAVVTDESIDHIISVIRERKIDAWWFDDAHDPAWLPESLRDRAAEFRRGQDTMDVWFDSGSSWTQTDKQADVYLEGSDQHRGWFQSSLLTRVAAMVAQDAPGGSSTTNTLGLSPFKTLITHGFTLDKDGKKMSKSLGNIISANEVMDGSLLFEPPQPGQPQGRKNREPEALGPDALRLWIATSDYTGDIILGKPVLRTVHQVLLKYRTIIKMFTGSMQPDARTAPLTVADHIALIQLKDVMQEVGKYYDNYEFNKAQAALSRWVVNDVSAFYLETLKDRLYCGDSGGVLEPIFNGLLRMLAPVTPVLVEEAWEYRPQWMKDDASLVHPLKQLYDAPLIEPVRLSYDEKTIRESIPAIMAAHGAIKAASERARLDKVLGSSLGCSVVLVSHAEGGLAVLERFKDELDAMFVVSAVDIVQSNGGETPKEVEGAEWKYSEVFEVSGKAHTAYVLPPKQHKCPRCWRYVAPVEDALCGRCGEVVEARAGEAAKEV